From Pseudomonas sp. B21-028, one genomic window encodes:
- the lexA gene encoding transcriptional repressor LexA yields the protein MYSMTTLTPRRAAILTFIRERIAEQGQPPSLAEISEAFGFASRSVARKHVLALTEAGFIEVNPHQARGIRLLNQPPRPELLDVPVLGRVAAGRPIGADAEVHDRLMLDPAIFTRAPDYLLRVQGDSMIGDGILDGDLVGVQRTPQASNGQIVVARLDGEVTIKRFERVGERVRLLPRNPAYQPIIVEADQDLAIEGVFCGLLRQG from the coding sequence ATGTACTCCATGACGACTCTCACACCCCGCCGCGCCGCCATCCTGACCTTCATCCGCGAACGCATCGCCGAGCAGGGTCAGCCTCCAAGCCTCGCTGAAATCAGCGAGGCGTTCGGTTTCGCCTCCCGCAGCGTGGCGCGCAAGCATGTGCTGGCGTTGACCGAAGCCGGTTTTATCGAAGTCAATCCGCACCAGGCCCGGGGCATCCGCTTGCTGAACCAGCCGCCGCGTCCCGAGCTGCTCGACGTGCCGGTGCTGGGGCGAGTAGCCGCCGGCCGGCCGATCGGCGCCGATGCCGAGGTCCACGACCGCCTGATGCTGGACCCGGCGATTTTCACCAGGGCGCCGGACTATCTGCTGCGGGTCCAGGGTGACTCGATGATCGGCGACGGCATCCTCGACGGCGACCTGGTGGGTGTCCAGCGCACGCCCCAGGCCTCGAACGGACAAATCGTGGTGGCGCGGCTCGACGGTGAAGTCACCATCAAGCGCTTCGAGCGCGTCGGCGAGCGGGTGCGCTTGTTGCCTCGCAATCCGGCCTATCAGCCGATCATCGTCGAGGCCGACCAGGACCTGGCGATAGAAGGGGTGTTCTGTGGCCTGTTGAGGCAAGGCTGA